Sequence from the Oncorhynchus kisutch isolate 150728-3 linkage group LG12, Okis_V2, whole genome shotgun sequence genome:
gTCCCAGTCCCACGTGTGTCTCTCTGAGATCACTCCAACCTTGACCAGGAGAGCGATGAAAGCAGCTTGCCTAAGATAGAGTGGAAATAATCAATCCTATACACTGCAGCCAACACAGGGAACGCATGAACCCAATTACTGGCTATAATCCACACagctttaaaacatttttttatttaaccaggaagggctcattgagggtcctggccaagataggcagcaccaagtcattacaaaaatgacaGACAAACATGAAAAACTTCAAGTAATCTaataaaaaccatagaattcacaagagtataacaaaatcaaaaacagctaattaaaaacattgacaggtcagggaatcagtctcaagatcattcatcagtgatttaaaaacaccaatcgggacaagttcttccagtttaaacgtattttgtaaggcgttccaagacgatggcgcagagtacataaaagttaccaaattcagtttggacatttggaacagttagcagaataaagtccagcgaacgaagagagtgcccaccacatttctgaacaataaaaatggccaaataaaaaggtagtaaacccaaaatggctttgtaaataaaagtataccagtgcctgagccaacgagtgactagagaaggccagccaaccctggtatacaaagtgcagtggtgcgtaagggttttgcagtttaaaataaatctcaaagtgccatggtaaagggtgtcaattgatctcaaacactgagtggaagcattcatatataaaatatccccatagtctagtaaaggcataaatgtagctgatactagcctccttctggcttcaaaagaaaaacaggccttattcctaaaataaaacatACTTTGTTAACAAGTCCTACACATGCAATTCTGAAAAAAAGttgtataaaaaatacaaaatgggCAGCCAAAACTATGTTACTTTAATGGGTAACAATGCTAGATCCATGAATGGCAGACACATTGACTGGTATACAAAGATGTTTTTAACCATGGAGGTCgataacctggtcccagatctatttgtgcTATGTCAATGGCTTGACATTGACCACAggggttggcaagacagcacaaacagatctggaaccaggctaagaGGTAGATGCAGGTGATCCATAATGGCAGCCCCAAAAAAAGCACTCACCAGAAGGAGACGAACACCACCATTTTGACACACAGGAACTTCCCCACTGGTCTGATGGGGGCCAGTTCCTCTCTTAGGGCCTTGTAGAACAGGACCAAACAGTACATGGCaaactgggagagagaggagagagagtgatagagaaagaGATCACTTACTGAATGCTAAATATTTAATGTTATCtttgtggtggtggtatggtgaCAGGAAGTTTACAGCAATGTGGAGACAAGTGTGAAAAATGTAGAACCTACCAGCTGGGACATATTGTTGAATATCACCAGGTACGTCCATGCATTGGTTGAGCTGAAGTTACCTTCATCATACACACCACAGAGCTGACATATCCTACAGGATAGTGAATGGAGACATGTGATATGACTTGATACAAAAAGTACATTTGTATGTGGTGAGTGTTTGGGAATAGGTTAGGTAGTTTAGACCGCACACTACAAACAAACCACTTCCAGTCCCCCAAGGGGTGGCAGCTTGGAGAGCCGTAAGGCTGCTGGTTGGTTTGCTGGCCATGATACTTTTTTTCTTTTAAAATCTTTAGGTTTGGGCCTTTGGTATTTTTCCTTTTTGTACATATTTATGTTTCGTCACCATCTGAACAAATGATCATCTGCTTGGACTGGCTGACCCAGAAGTCAAGAGAGACAGAGCTGGCCCTGGACCAAGGTACGGTTGCTGTCTCTCTGGGCACATGTACATTCAACACTTAGGCATATAACATAAGTCCATCCTGAATGGAAAACAGATCCTGTGCAAAACACTTACAAGGCAATAACTGTTGTGACTGGTCTGACAACCGTGTACTGCAACACTCCCAGCTTGCATCTCAATAGCAGTACCCTGCAATAGGAAAACACGGTACACATTATTAAGGAAAGACATTCACACAAAATGTTAGCTTTTTCCCACTATAAAATAGCACTAACATCTTACTAATCACTAGCTTTGTTTTTCAtgaatttcttaaaatcaataacaTCCTATGAAGAAAGATGTTGCAATACCTGTGGCTAAAATTGCAGATGCACAGCATTAGTTAAAATGCAGAGTAAACAAAACAGATGAGCCTAATGCTGTCTTTCTGTTCTTTAGGCTGGTGCATTTTTCCTAAATGAGAACATGTTGTTCCACTTGTAAACACTTCTGGTTCTGTTCTTAAATCAACTACAGGCAGACATGCTACATATTCCTGTTGTTGCCTGACTGGGGCTCGTTTGAAGCTGGCAAGTAGCAATGGAGACTTGGAGAGACTTCAAGCAGCCAAACAAACAccttgaaggtgaaccttctagAAAGAGACTCAAAAGGCCACACAGACTGGAGCCACTTTAACACCcaacttcctgttttgatttagAGCCTGAAATATAAATGTATACTTAAAAACACATCAATGTGGTATAAAAACATGTTATTAATTCTAAAATATCCATTCACAACACGTAAAACAAAGAAGTTGTAGTTTATTGCTGCACAAAAACATAAACCTTCATCCTAAAATGTGAACTTATAACACATGGTATGGATAATATTATAGCTCCTTATTAGCCTGGCTGGCTGATTGTGCAGTAATGCCATAGATATTGATAGAGGACTCTAATGGCCAAAAGCCAGTTTTAGCATGGACGGTGCCATTaaggactttcaccattttgaaaTAGTCAattgggtgggacttcctatggtttaaggaaggatcacataaaTCCATCCAGGTCATAAGGAGgcatcagccaatgaattataagtgaacatTCCATAACCACAGGTGGCAGTAAATTTGCCAACCTTGGCTTTATATCTGTTCAAACAACAAATTCTAGGTGGCAGTATGACCATTTAATTTTGTATACCAACAGATAAAAGTAGTAGAAGAAAATtcactacttcaaaatggagatagcATCAATGCCCTGCCCATGCTCCCACAGACACCctaatgggacagatacaatgttgCGTCCTCTATCTCTATGAGTAAAGCCAACCCCTATTTGTGCTCATGCCAAATGCACAGCATTAACAGATCTGGTACACGGGGCCTGTTCATTATAGCACACATACACTTAAAGAACTACAAAAACTATAAAAGCAACAAACTCACTCTCCCATGGGCCATGCCGGGCAGCAGCAGAGGGGAGGAAGGTGTTTCTGCTGCTCCTGCACCTCCAGCATCAGTACCAGGCTGGGGTACTGGTTACCCAtggttgagagagtgagagaaataaagagaagagaggaattaCAGTGTGAGGATATTGAAATAAATGTAGGCATCTCAGTCTAGCCTGGGATCCAGATGTGTTTGTGCTAGACTTATGTTTGGCATAGGACAAAGAGTGGCCATGATTGTAATGTTagaacaaacaggtctgggatcaTTCTCAGTCAGGTCATGACATGAATGTGTACCTGGTTTCCCAGGTAGTTGAGCAAGAAGATCATGAAGTTGTAGATGACGTATGCCTCGTAGCACTCCCTGCATGTGTCCACGTAGATGGCAATGCTGGGGTACTTTAACGCAATccactgtgtgagagagaaagggagagggtgggagaggaagACAAGGAGAGGAATGGGATCATAGATGGGCCATTACATTATCTCAATGATATGTTGCATGATAATAGTGaacacttgttctcaacttgcctacctggttaaataaaggtcaaataaacttGAAACTATTGAAAACATTTACTCTGAAAAGTCAGTTTACAGCAATTTTTTGTTTCTCTTGCTTTGTTTTACTAAAGGAGCTCTGTTCTCATTCTTTGGGAAGTAGGATAATGGAAATTGTATGATAGGGGGGAATGCTGAGCATAGCAGATGATAATTAGCATAACAAAACGAATTGAAGTGCCACGCTCATGTCAAGCGCTTTCAGTTTTACTACTGTCAATGCTACAGTGACTTGTTCTGTTAACTTATTGTGTCAAATATTTGTAACTTAACAATAAACCAATGTTGACTTTTAAGAACATCTAGCTACATGATCAAGAATTGAAGGCATTTACTTACactgtccaaactgtaaatgggGACCATCCATAATATTctgtaaaaaaaatttttttaaaagGAGACGAGATCATGCACAATCAGTTAGGTTATATTGTACATCATTCAAGATAAAGACACAAACCCATGACGGTAATGAAGTAATACTATCCTACAGATGTGACAGAGTAGTCTTTCACTTACCTGATAATTGGCTTCTGTAGCTCTGGTTGAGTATAGTTTACAAGATGCTGCAGGATCCCCCATAGTGATATGGGTATGGTCATGAACACGAATATCCCAGCTATGAACCATGCTTTGTTATGGGTACCAACCTAAAAGGTATAAATTACGTATATAATCAACATCCAAACAACAAAGCACGGACTAGGCTATTCAGTGTCAAGTAACGATATGATTGGGCTGCAATGATACCAACTGACCTCTGATTTCTGTAGTTCCCAGATGCACAGGGGTAGTAAGACGACAAGCACAACCAGAAAGTATAGAAGAACGACCAGAGGCCGAATCCATCTCCTCCAGTTGCCACAAGTACAAGGCATATTTGTAATGGTAAGCTAGTTAGCCACAGCAACTTGTCCAGTGTCCTACACTCACTGGGTCAATAGGTGAGATTGCTGAAAACaaagctaatgctaactagcaagcaagctagctagctagctaacaactagCTATTACCGCTGCCAGCTATAGCTTGGAATAAGAGTTCGTTTCAAATGTCATTTGGGAAGCATGAATACTGGACGACAATTTCCAAACACATTGTAACGTTGGCTGCGTTGCTAAACCAGAaattggtagctagctagctaacgttagtcagcTGATCTCATGATTCACTATAAACAAACAATGAATCCACGCTGCATCCATTCCAAACGAAAGCTCTTGatcaaattaaaaacaaaaaattgATAATCTAATTAAATCCAACTGGTCAAAAACAACGCAGTTATTGTATTAATAACGATATATTCATTTCTAAAACTTCCCAAACATCAAAAATAAGTTTTACAACGTAACTGATGGTTACTTCTTGTTGACGTTCTTGACAAATGCCGCCCATGCTTCAATCTGATTGGATATGGAAAAGGTCTATATACTTTCCATTGCTCACCTTTCTAATCCATCATAATGGATGACTTGGGCACAGGTGTAGTTCGGTTGATCTGCAATCTGAGTACTCACGTATGCTCCACTAGATGGCAATGCAAATCAGTCATTCTCAGTATTTCAGAGTGGAAAAGGATGGTTCATTTAAATGACCAAAAGTCGTTAAGAATAACTCAACAGTGTAAAATAACGACAAAGTATAAATGTGATGTCCGCTGCGGAAACTCATTTTCTTCATCATGCTCCACATTGAGCTAGCTTAACTTCTCTCATTTTTTCATACTGGAGttggctcccctctctctatctcttatttatatatatttatttctctctttccttGCT
This genomic interval carries:
- the LOC109901295 gene encoding transmembrane protein 184C yields the protein MPCTCGNWRRWIRPLVVLLYFLVVLVVLLPLCIWELQKSEVGTHNKAWFIAGIFVFMTIPISLWGILQHLVNYTQPELQKPIIRILWMVPIYSLDSWIALKYPSIAIYVDTCRECYEAYVIYNFMIFLLNYLGNQYPSLVLMLEVQEQQKHLPPLCCCPAWPMGEVLLLRCKLGVLQYTVVRPVTTVIALICQLCGVYDEGNFSSTNAWTYLVIFNNMSQLFAMYCLVLFYKALREELAPIRPVGKFLCVKMVVFVSFWQAAFIALLVKVGVISERHTWDWDSVEAVATGLQDFIICVEMFLAAIAHHFSFTYKPYIQEAEEGSCFDSFLAMWDISDVRADISEQVRNVGRTVMGRPRKTYFGEAEDDSERSGLLSPGSMDAIGPTEALSNPVSPKGRYQGLGKTQTPHSLSAPAGLSNAQWDGEESEDNGRQAPEPRNTTNEPTGSVTDDLVVIT